The DNA window CTTGCCAGGCCAAGGAGCTCCACGACCATCTGGAGAGTGTCCTCTCAAACGAGCCGGTCTCAGTGAAAGCTGGCCTTAACCATGTTGAGGTAAAGCCACAGGTAAGCTTGCTGCTGCACACAACTGCAACAGTTACTGTCTAAACATTCAGTTGCCTTTACCTACATGTCGCTTCACTTCCTACAGTAATACTGAAAATGACAACCCGTGCATTTCCATGTTTTGGGTGCAGGGCGTGAGCAAGGGCCTGGTGGCGAAGCGGATCCTGTCGACCATGCAGGAGCGCGGTGACCTTCCTGACTTCATCCTGTGCGTGGGCGACGACCGGTCCGATGAGGACATGTTCGAGGTGATCATGGTGGCAGCGGCGCGGGGCCCTTCCTCCCTGCACCCGGAGGCGGAGGTGTTCGCGTGCACGGTGGGGCGCAAGCCCAGCAAGGCCAAGTACTACCTGGACGACCCCGCAGACATCGTGCGCCTCGTCCAGGGCCTCGCCAACGTCTCCGACGACCAGGCGGCGCACCGCGACGCGGCCACTGCTGACACCATCCCGAGGTGAACCACGCCGTTCCAACAAGTCAGCTCTAGGAAGGATGAGAACCTTTCGGAATGGAGCATCGCTCGCTCGCTGGTCCAGATGTACATTGTTCTAGGAACGAACTCGAGGAACACGGTCCCGTAAGTGCGTGCTGTGCTTGCGTGCTGTGCTGCTCCGTCAGCCGGTGTGTACATAAAACTCCTCCAGATCATCCCCACCGATCGCGTCCATTTCTCGTCAGGTTCCTGTCGCGCTCGGGCTCCCAAGATCACCGACCCGTGCAGCCGTGCTGCGCTGTTCACACCGGTCGCGTAGTGGGGGCGAAATGATTTTCCATCCCATTCCCCTTGCAAAGGATCATGTTGTAGATGAGGCTTTTTGTAGCCCTGCGGCAAATGATGGCGAGCAACAACAGTGGAGTGGAGTGGAGTGGAGGAGGTGGTTGCACTTGCTGACCCGCACGGCAACGGCACAGTTGGGGCAAGCAAGCCTTATCCCTGTGACCGAACGGGGCCAAGGGTCCTGATCGTGGCATCGTGCCGGTAGGATAAGGCTGCTGTCCGGCGCCATGCATCACGCCTGCCGTGTTCGGCAAAGGGGATCGAGGAGACTCTGGCCGCGGCGTTCtgggtggatcaggtgcgtctCGTCGCGGGTGGCCGGTTGCCGTCCTGGCCCGGACACCGGCGTCCTGCCTCGGACGGGAGGCGAAAGGAGGGATAGAGTGGGCACACGGTGCTGGAGTGGAGTGCGGCTGCACGCCAGAACACGCTGGCGGCCGGCCAGACAAGGGCAGGGCGGCTCGTTCCCTGCTGCTTCGAACCACTCCTCGTACGGCTCCAGACAGCGGTTTCGCGGCATGATCGCGAGGGGTTACGGCGATCCAAGCAAGGCTTCTTGGTTTGGCAtcgccgcgccggcggcggcttgtCGTCCTCGGGGTCGTGGGCGATGACGTGCGCGGTGGCGTGAGCGCGCACGCGGGGGGCGAGGTGCGGGCGCGGCGACATCGCCCGCGGCGGGGGTCGTCGCGTCGCGCTCGCGCCGAGCCGGGCCGACGTGCCCGCGCGTCAGGATCATCGTCGCGATAAGGATCCACCGCCGGGAGCCGGTCGCGTGGGTGGGGCAGGGCCGGGTCCGCGCGACGTCGCGTCGCGGTTATCTGGAGACCGGGAGATGAATCAGTCGGTGTCGGGCTGGGTGATGGAGGCGGCGCCGGAGCAGGATTAGTATTCTACGGGCGACTTGTCTTTGGAGAGTACGGCGTCCGGCTAATCTTTTGGCAGGGTGATGGACGGACCCCTTGTCTGCTGCGCACAGGCTGAAGGATTTGCCAGTTGTCGCTGCTCCGTGGGAGGACTAGTGGGGCCAGTAAACACTTGGGTTTTGATTTCTCCGCACATGAATGGATCGAAGGGCTCACCGGCTCGGAATTTCTATGACACAAGCCCAGAGGCCACAAGGAACAGGGACACCCCTCAAGAGGCCTTATTTCGAAGTAGTTTGCCTCCCCTCAACAACCGTTCCTCCAATCGCTAGCTATTTATATGTTTACAAGACATAGCGGTGTCCAAAACCAAGAAGCTCTTCAACATCCGAAACGATTTGTCGGTAGCTGTTCGGGAAAGTGAGGATAACCGCACATTAAGTACCCACACTGAGCTGACTCATCAACTGAAACAAGTGAAGGTGGTTAGCCCTTCCTTTTCAGAATAGACGGTGTTGTGCTGGCTTCCAGGAGGAGAGCTTTGGGACAGTAATTGCTCAGCACGTATACATCAGAATCAAGCATGCACTAGAGGGAACTGGTTATGGATTTTCGTCCAACCCTTGTCTAATCCATGATAGGTTCATGATGCCTCAGCATTCTTCAGTCCTCATAATGTTTATATGAATGTTTCACGATAATTTGATTCTtcagagaaaaaaaagaagttaCGCTTCTGGCATCTGCTTTATTCAATTCTTCTAGAACAAGGGGCATAGATATGAAACCCCTCCGTTTGCTTTTACAAGCTGTCCATGAATTTGAGACTCGAACTTTATTTCGAGTTTTTGACGGGAAATTAACCGAACAGGCAGTATGGCTACAGACACAAAATGATGCATATTTGGAAATACTTTCATGTACTCTTTACTTAGGGGAAAAAACATTTAGCACTGTTCTCTAAGAAACAAAGAATTTACACAGAACATCAAGGGAAAGACCAGTGTTCCAGTAAGTGTGATTAAGCAATAGCACAGCTGCAAAATGACAACGTATCCACAGTCTGCAATGGTTATAAGATGCATCGGATATCATTATATCAAGTCACCTAATATCTGGGAAGTTCGTTGAAAAACTATTATCTTTTGAAATGCTACACAAACAGGAGTTTGAGCAGGTCACAAAAAATCAATGGAACATTGCACTTGGAAGTGTATTTAAACGAGTATATAGCATTTTGATCAACTTGTATGAACATTTTTTGGAAGAATATATGCTGCATGGTAAGCTTTGATAGGATATTACAGTAAGAGGGAAAATAAAAATGAATTTCAACGTGCCTGGGGAACATTGAGTAGTCAGATAGGGCTCTGCAGCAGCTGATTCCATATATGCTATTCTGATCAGAAAGGAAGCTGGAAGAATCTGGACCAAACTGTAAATTACTTCTAGAAAGCAATAGTATCATCTTGATTCTGTAAACACCTCCACATGGGTGAACTGAAATTTTGTAAATGTACATGTACTGCTATGGTACAAACAGAAGACGTTTGGGGTTCTATGGTATGAACAGAAAAGAATCCTGGGGCTCTGAAAAAGATCCCCCCCTAAATCTGTGCAAAGAGGAGCTCATTCCACATATCTGGTATACCAGGCAGGCACCAGTGCAAGCAGTCATTGATTCCTGTCGAACCTTTTCTGAAAGTAGAGTTTGAGATATGCCCCTCATCCCGTAGTTTTGAGATAGCAGTGATATCCAAAAGCTTAACCCTAGTCCCCTTCACAGCACTTTCTGCAGGTATATCAATTGAATGGTCCTGCAAGACCTCACTTCCATTAGATAAGGGAATGGTATTTCCACATGTTCCACCTGTGTTCCAGTCACCATTTACAAAGTGCCTTGGTGAAATTGTCCTGAGGAAAACTTTCATCTGAGGATGCCGCGCAAGTTCTGAATCCACCCATCTGGCAATGCTATGCAGTGTATGGTTTTTTGCGCGGTTGAGGTCTGCAAGCCTACTACCATTGCCTATAGGCTTCCCATCGGCATACAATTGCCAATGATTTCCATTGAATTTCCCTCTGTTCCAGTGATGGCCGGTGTTAAGTACTAGAATATCAAAACTGTTAAGATACTTCTTCAAAAATGTAACTGGCCGATCAAGATGCAATGCATAGCTGGTCACTGCACGTTCTGCATTCAAAGGTTCCAACTCAGAGAGAGTAGCAGACCAGTAGAAAAGAACGGTTGTGTTGGTCGCTGGAAATTGATAAGCCCACCCATCAGGTCTTAAAGCACCTGGGGCCTTGACAAGGCCATATTTCCAACCAACATCTTCGACCTCTGGGCTGTATTTGCCACCAGTTGCTATACACATCATCGACTGAAATTGCTGTCTGCCAAGTGAATCACCAACAAAAGCAAGAGTTTGGTTTTTCATCCTGAAATAAACAAAATATGTTAGAAGAACTCCATATTTCACGAAGATGGCCATAAAAAATGGAACTAAAATACCTTTTTAATAAGTTAGGCCCTGTAAACTCAGGCATCTCACAACCATGTGGCTGCCACCGATAATTCTCATAGGAGAAATGTGCACGCCGCATCATTCGACAAGCCCACATTTTCGACAGCCATTGCTTACACTCATTACCAGAATACAGTGGTCGCTTCTCATCTGCTACCCACTTCCCCTTTGCATAGTTACAATCTATGAAGTAATCAAACATTACGTGAGGCAAAGGAAAATAATCTTCAGATTCAACATATATGCTGTGAGTAAGAATGCTCAAATTTCATGTTTGCAAAAACACATTATGGTCAGCAAAAAAATTGTGGCTTCCAATGCTTGAGGTGAATAAACAGGAATAAATGGCACCCCACTGTATAGTTACACTATAGGATGCAAAAGCTGCATTCTATCATGCAAATGTAAATTACTAAGGTTGTAGCATGTAAAATGTGGAGAGACCGCATAAGTTTTGGATTGTAAACAAGCACCAGGAAAAGTGTGGCTACAAAAGCTTGGGTTAAGCCAGTAAGCATGAAACAGCAGTGGAGAAAATGACAAAGACAAACAAGTAATAGTAAGAGTAATACATTGCATAAGGAATTACCTTTGTTCACTTTGCCCCTACTTTTGTGCGTGTGGCTTCTGGAAGCTGGACCTGGAAATCCAGCTAGGCTTGCTCCATCATCTTCAAGATGTTCCTGCTCCTGCTGCTGTAGGATGCCTGATGCCAAGGGGAATACAAACACGTCACAAACACAGCAGAGAGTAGATTTTGAGTTGGTAAATGAAGCAGCAAGACAAAAAAGTTAGCATGCAGATTTCAGACTACCATGAGAGAGAACTTTTAATTGCTCTGGTGTTGTGCTAAAGATTGTGAGGACCGGGGCTCCTTCCAGTAACAAAACAATGATCGGTACAGTGAGGAGAAGCACCAGGCCGAAGCATAGCTTGCTGACGAGGAGCCTATGCGGACATCCACCTTTCATCCTGGGAAGGCAGCATAGGACTTATCTGGCTCCTCGAAGTCAATCAGATAGTAATCTAAATTCAAGTCCCTGGAGATCCAGAGCCTAGAAACCTGCACAGTTCAGGTCCAAATTAAGGAAATGCGCACTCATTGTTGGAGCTATGTTACAGATGAAACCAGCATTGAGATAGTTCAAGAAATAAGAAGCGTGCTGGAAGCGGCATTGCGCTTGATAATTCTAACAGAACAGAACTTTAGAATATAACATCAAAGAGATTTTCATTTCAAAACCATTTAACAAACAGTAGCAATACATGAATGGCAATATGCAATAGAGATGAAAGCAACATGGGGAAGACAGCAACTAGCAAGCAGCCAAGCACTGAATTAGAAAACGGAAATCTCCTTTCCAACTCTGAGCCCTTTCCAACTCTGAGCAATCGTGACACCACAATTTGGGGCACCGAGTGATGTGCTGAGACCAGACAACACGACCTTCTACTGACCGACTGACGACGGGAGATGG is part of the Panicum hallii strain FIL2 chromosome 2, PHallii_v3.1, whole genome shotgun sequence genome and encodes:
- the LOC112880213 gene encoding protein trichome birefringence-like 14, producing MKGGCPHRLLVSKLCFGLVLLLTVPIIVLLLEGAPVLTIFSTTPEQLKVLSHGILQQQEQEHLEDDGASLAGFPGPASRSHTHKSRGKVNKDCNYAKGKWVADEKRPLYSGNECKQWLSKMWACRMMRRAHFSYENYRWQPHGCEMPEFTGPNLLKRMKNQTLAFVGDSLGRQQFQSMMCIATGGKYSPEVEDVGWKYGLVKAPGALRPDGWAYQFPATNTTVLFYWSATLSELEPLNAERAVTSYALHLDRPVTFLKKYLNSFDILVLNTGHHWNRGKFNGNHWQLYADGKPIGNGSRLADLNRAKNHTLHSIARWVDSELARHPQMKVFLRTISPRHFVNGDWNTGGTCGNTIPLSNGSEVLQDHSIDIPAESAVKGTRVKLLDITAISKLRDEGHISNSTFRKGSTGINDCLHWCLPGIPDMWNELLFAQI